The Gemmata palustris genome includes a region encoding these proteins:
- a CDS encoding type II toxin-antitoxin system Phd/YefM family antitoxin, translating to MTTVTLADACLRLPELIGLVARGEHVLIVQNGIALAALTLPAFAPPTPETETARQEQIGTLSRLIAQWHEEDGIPFPPAGTPGERAQPESPAA from the coding sequence ATGACCACTGTCACCCTGGCCGATGCGTGCCTTCGGCTACCGGAACTAATCGGCCTCGTGGCCCGGGGCGAGCACGTACTGATCGTTCAAAACGGTATCGCGCTCGCCGCGCTCACCCTCCCCGCGTTCGCGCCCCCGACACCGGAAACGGAAACCGCGCGCCAGGAGCAAATCGGTACGCTGTCCCGTCTGATCGCGCAGTGGCACGAAGAAGACGGCATCCCGTTCCCGCCCGCCGGCACGCCGGGAGAACGGGCGCAACCGGAGTCGCCCGCCGCATGA